The Streptomyces sp. NBC_00440 genome contains a region encoding:
- a CDS encoding GlxA family transcriptional regulator, translated as MPQRSLLIVFFDELQSLDVTGPLEVFTGAGRLGGDAYTVRTASLDGSAVRTSSGLTLVPDGALTDAGDPHTLLVPGGQGTRTPDPRLIDWLREHAPRAERIVSVCTGALLLARAGLLDGHRVTTHWSVCDHLARTYPAVDVDPEPIFVRDGKLATSAGVTAGIDLALALVEEDLGRDIALTVARHLVVFLRRPGNQAQFSVQLATQTARRDPLREVQQWISEHPCGDLSVESLADRARLSPRHFARAFRAETGTTPGRYVEGVRLEHARRLLEDTADSVAEISRTCGYGTPEAMRRAFLKALATAPAEYRRRFRSPAAHRSGAPSVTPSQPD; from the coding sequence ATGCCGCAGAGATCCTTGCTGATCGTCTTCTTCGACGAGCTGCAGAGCCTTGATGTGACCGGCCCCCTGGAAGTGTTCACAGGGGCCGGCCGTCTCGGCGGGGACGCGTACACCGTCCGTACGGCCTCGCTCGACGGATCGGCCGTCCGCACGTCCAGCGGCCTCACGCTCGTACCGGACGGCGCGCTGACCGATGCCGGGGACCCGCACACGCTGCTGGTCCCCGGTGGCCAGGGCACCCGCACGCCCGACCCCCGGCTGATCGACTGGCTGCGTGAGCACGCCCCGCGCGCCGAGCGCATCGTCTCGGTGTGCACCGGCGCGCTGCTGCTCGCCCGGGCCGGCCTGCTGGACGGCCACCGCGTCACCACGCACTGGTCGGTCTGCGACCACCTGGCGCGGACCTACCCGGCCGTCGACGTCGACCCCGAGCCGATCTTCGTGCGGGACGGGAAGCTCGCCACCTCCGCCGGAGTCACCGCCGGTATCGATCTGGCTCTCGCACTGGTCGAGGAGGACCTGGGCCGCGACATCGCGCTGACCGTCGCCCGCCATCTGGTGGTCTTTCTCCGACGCCCGGGAAACCAGGCCCAGTTCAGTGTCCAGCTCGCCACCCAGACGGCGCGGCGCGATCCGCTGCGCGAAGTCCAGCAGTGGATCAGCGAGCACCCCTGCGGCGATCTGTCGGTCGAATCCCTCGCGGACCGCGCCCGTCTCTCGCCCCGCCACTTCGCCCGCGCCTTCCGCGCGGAGACCGGGACGACACCGGGACGCTACGTCGAAGGCGTCCGGCTGGAACACGCCCGGCGACTTCTCGAAGACACGGCGGACTCGGTCGCGGAGATCTCCCGCACCTGTGGCTACGGCACACCGGAGGCCATGCGCCGCGCCTTCCTGAAAGCACTGGCCACCGCGCCTGCCGAGTACCGCCGCCGCTTCCGCTCACCCGCCGCCCACCGTTCGGGCGCCCCGTCCGTCACCCCGTCGCAGCCTGACTGA
- a CDS encoding DJ-1/PfpI family protein, translating into MQIAIVLFDRFTALDAVGPYEMLCRIPDAETIFVAERTGPVRNDAGSLQLVADRTLDEVPRPDIVVVPGGPGQTAQMENEELLGWLRAADAASTWTTSVCTGSLLLAAAGLLDGRRATSHWLALDSLAAFGAEPTGERVVTDGKFITAAGVSSGIDMALTLVGRVAGDRHAQAVQLGAEYDPQPPYDAGSPLKAPADLVEEMRGRSRFILR; encoded by the coding sequence ATGCAGATCGCGATCGTTCTCTTCGACCGTTTCACCGCACTGGACGCGGTCGGCCCCTACGAGATGCTCTGCCGCATCCCGGATGCCGAGACGATTTTCGTCGCCGAGCGGACCGGCCCCGTACGCAATGACGCAGGCAGCCTCCAGCTTGTCGCGGACCGGACACTCGACGAGGTGCCGCGACCCGACATCGTCGTGGTGCCGGGCGGGCCCGGGCAGACCGCTCAGATGGAGAACGAGGAGCTCCTCGGCTGGCTGCGTGCCGCCGACGCGGCGAGCACCTGGACGACCTCCGTCTGTACGGGGTCGCTGCTGCTGGCGGCAGCGGGTCTGCTCGACGGCCGCCGCGCCACGTCCCACTGGCTGGCGCTGGACAGCCTGGCCGCGTTCGGGGCCGAACCGACGGGCGAACGGGTCGTCACCGACGGCAAGTTCATCACGGCGGCCGGGGTGTCGTCCGGTATCGACATGGCACTCACCCTGGTCGGCCGGGTCGCCGGGGACCGGCATGCGCAGGCGGTCCAGCTGGGCGCCGAGTACGACCCGCAGCCGCCCTACGACGCGGGCTCGCCGCTGAAGGCCCCGGCCGACCTGGTCGAGGAGATGCGCGGGAGGAGCCGCTTCATCCTCCGGTAG
- a CDS encoding enoyl-CoA hydratase/isomerase family protein: MEPQLKHTVADGVATVVISNTAKRNAMTAAMWRALPALLDRLADDTGVRVLVLTGAGNTFCAGADILTLRDPHEDPREDPQRLAVRAEEALAAFPKPTLAAVRGYCVGGGCQLAAACDLRFAEEGSLFGVTPAKLGIVYPAASTARLVSLVGPATAKYLLFSAELIGTDHALRSGLLDEVVPRDQLGPRVAEFSRVLVSRSQLTQTAAKEFAAGRDDRGAYWRAAARDSDDPVEGVTAFLERREPHFTWTPRPGAVLRGTTGG; encoded by the coding sequence ATGGAGCCGCAGCTGAAGCACACCGTCGCCGACGGGGTCGCCACCGTCGTGATCAGCAACACCGCCAAGCGCAATGCCATGACGGCTGCCATGTGGCGGGCCCTGCCGGCGCTGCTCGACCGGCTGGCGGACGACACCGGCGTCCGCGTCCTGGTCCTGACCGGAGCCGGGAACACCTTCTGCGCCGGGGCCGACATATTGACACTCCGGGACCCCCACGAGGACCCCCGCGAGGACCCCCAGCGACTCGCGGTCCGGGCCGAGGAGGCCCTCGCCGCCTTCCCGAAGCCGACACTCGCCGCCGTGCGCGGGTACTGCGTGGGCGGCGGCTGCCAGCTGGCGGCAGCCTGCGACCTGCGGTTCGCCGAGGAGGGCTCCCTGTTCGGGGTGACTCCGGCAAAGCTCGGGATCGTCTATCCGGCGGCCTCCACCGCACGGCTGGTCTCCCTGGTGGGCCCGGCGACCGCCAAGTACCTCCTGTTCTCGGCCGAGTTGATCGGCACGGACCACGCGCTGCGGAGCGGCCTGCTGGACGAGGTGGTGCCCAGGGACCAGCTCGGCCCGCGGGTGGCGGAGTTCAGCCGGGTGCTGGTGTCCCGCTCGCAGCTGACGCAGACGGCGGCCAAGGAGTTCGCCGCGGGCCGGGACGACCGGGGCGCGTACTGGCGGGCGGCGGCGCGGGACTCCGACGACCCGGTGGAGGGGGTCACGGCGTTCCTGGAGCGGCGGGAGCCCCACTTCACCTGGACCCCGCGTCCCGGGGCGGTGTTGCGGGGCACTACCGGAGGATGA
- a CDS encoding ATP-binding protein, giving the protein MESRGSNSPPDPAVAGSLPYEGVWRFTAPSVDVSVPQARHAVRDLLARQQVPVGPDTVQGLLLIVSELVTNAVRHAALLSPEVAVEVAVGASWIRVSVEDNHPYRPRALDADQGQTGGRGLMLVREITAEAGGTCGVEQTASGGKVIWSALPLAPVVTSPRSAPSAL; this is encoded by the coding sequence ATGGAGAGCCGCGGGAGCAACAGCCCGCCCGACCCGGCGGTCGCCGGCTCCCTGCCCTACGAAGGCGTCTGGCGGTTCACCGCCCCGTCGGTCGACGTCTCCGTACCGCAGGCCCGGCACGCCGTACGCGATCTGCTGGCGCGCCAGCAGGTCCCGGTCGGCCCGGACACCGTCCAGGGCCTGCTGCTGATCGTCTCCGAGCTGGTCACCAACGCCGTACGCCATGCCGCGCTGCTCTCCCCGGAGGTGGCCGTGGAGGTCGCCGTCGGGGCCTCCTGGATCCGGGTGTCGGTCGAGGACAACCACCCCTACCGGCCGAGGGCGCTGGACGCGGACCAGGGGCAGACCGGGGGGCGCGGCCTGATGCTCGTACGCGAGATCACCGCGGAGGCCGGCGGGACCTGCGGGGTGGAACAGACGGCGAGCGGCGGCAAGGTCATCTGGTCCGCGCTGCCGCTCGCCCCGGTCGTTACCAGCCCCCGTTCGGCCCCGTCAGCTCTCTGA
- the idi gene encoding isopentenyl-diphosphate Delta-isomerase, translated as MSNGAAEAIMLELVDESGRTIGTAEKLAAHQAPGQLHRAFSVFLFDGAGRLLIQRRALGKYHSPGVWSNTCCGHPYPGESPFAAAARRTYEELGISPALLAEAGTVRYNHPDPDSGLVEQEFNHLFVGLAQAELRPDPDEVDDTAFVTATELAERHSSAPFSSWFMTVLDAARPAVRELTGPNGGW; from the coding sequence ATGTCGAACGGCGCAGCAGAAGCGATCATGCTCGAACTGGTCGATGAGAGCGGCAGGACCATCGGAACGGCGGAGAAGCTCGCCGCACACCAGGCACCCGGCCAGCTGCACCGGGCCTTCTCGGTGTTCCTCTTCGACGGAGCGGGACGGCTGCTGATCCAGCGTCGGGCACTCGGTAAGTACCACTCCCCCGGCGTGTGGTCCAACACCTGCTGCGGGCACCCTTATCCGGGCGAATCCCCCTTCGCGGCGGCGGCCAGGCGCACCTATGAGGAGTTGGGCATCTCCCCGGCGCTTCTCGCCGAGGCGGGCACGGTGCGTTACAACCACCCGGACCCCGATTCGGGCCTGGTGGAGCAGGAGTTCAACCATCTGTTCGTCGGACTCGCCCAGGCGGAACTGCGGCCCGACCCCGACGAGGTGGACGACACGGCGTTCGTCACCGCCACCGAACTGGCCGAGCGGCATTCGTCCGCGCCGTTCTCCTCGTGGTTCATGACGGTGCTCGACGCGGCGCGCCCCGCGGTCAGAGAGCTGACGGGGCCGAACGGGGGCTGGTAA
- a CDS encoding cation diffusion facilitator family transporter, with protein MGAGHDHGHAHGGPPPTGTAGAAHRVRLRIALCITLTVMVVEIAGGLLADSLALLADATHMATDALGLAMALLAIHFANRPASENRTFGYARAEILAALANCLLLLGVGGYVLYEAIQRFITPAETAGGLTIVFGLIGLVANMISLSILVRGQQESINVRGAYLEVMADALGSVAVLISATVILTTGWQAADPVASLVIGLMIVPRTVKLLRETLDVLLEAAPKNVDMGEVRAHILDLPGVADVHDLHAWTITSGMPVLSAHVVVSPDTLGAIGHEKMLHDLQGCLGAHFDVAHCTFQLEPGGHAEHEAKLCH; from the coding sequence ATGGGGGCTGGGCACGACCACGGGCATGCGCACGGCGGACCGCCGCCGACGGGGACTGCCGGGGCCGCTCACCGGGTCCGCCTGCGCATCGCACTCTGCATCACGCTGACCGTGATGGTGGTGGAGATCGCCGGCGGTCTGCTGGCCGACTCGCTGGCGCTGCTCGCGGACGCGACGCACATGGCGACGGACGCGCTCGGGCTTGCGATGGCGCTCCTGGCGATCCACTTCGCCAACCGCCCGGCCAGCGAGAACCGGACCTTCGGCTACGCACGGGCGGAGATCCTGGCCGCACTCGCCAACTGCCTTCTGCTGCTGGGCGTGGGCGGTTACGTCCTGTACGAGGCGATCCAGCGCTTCATCACGCCGGCCGAGACAGCGGGCGGCCTGACGATCGTTTTCGGCCTCATCGGCCTGGTCGCCAACATGATCTCGCTCTCCATCCTCGTCCGGGGGCAGCAGGAGAGCATCAATGTCCGCGGCGCCTATCTGGAAGTGATGGCCGACGCGCTCGGCTCGGTCGCCGTGCTGATCTCGGCCACCGTGATCCTGACGACGGGCTGGCAGGCGGCCGACCCCGTGGCCTCGCTCGTCATCGGCCTCATGATCGTCCCGCGTACGGTCAAGCTGCTGCGCGAGACACTCGACGTACTGCTGGAAGCGGCCCCGAAGAACGTCGACATGGGCGAGGTCAGGGCCCACATCCTGGACCTCCCCGGAGTGGCCGACGTCCACGACCTGCATGCGTGGACGATCACTTCGGGGATGCCGGTCCTCTCCGCGCACGTGGTGGTCAGCCCCGACACCCTGGGCGCGATCGGTCACGAGAAGATGCTGCACGACCTCCAGGGCTGCCTCGGCGCCCACTTCGACGTCGCGCACTGCACCTTCCAGCTGGAGCCGGGCGGCCACGCGGAGCACGAGGCGAAGCTCTGTCACTGA
- the galE gene encoding UDP-glucose 4-epimerase GalE, whose product MTWLITGGAGYIGAHVARAMVADGERVVVLDDLSSGLAERLPAGVELVRGSVLDRGLLDATLTAHGGDITGVVHLAGKKQVGESVEHPLSYYRDNVHGLTVVLEAVVAAGVRRFLFSSSAAVYGVPEAELITESTPCAPINPYGETKLAGEWLVRAAGTAHGLSTACLRYFNVAGAAAPGLADIGVHNVIPMFFDRLTRGEDPRIFGADYPTPDGTCIRDYIHVADLADAHVAVARRLSADGGAGDLTLNVGRGAGVSVRELADLVASVTGLPMSPVVGPRRPGDAAKAVASDELIAGELGWKASRGVREMVESAWEGWCLRHPGARRK is encoded by the coding sequence ATGACGTGGCTGATCACAGGTGGGGCGGGGTACATCGGAGCGCATGTGGCGCGGGCGATGGTGGCGGACGGCGAGCGGGTGGTCGTCCTGGACGACCTGTCGAGCGGGCTCGCCGAACGCCTTCCGGCCGGGGTCGAGCTGGTGCGCGGCTCGGTGCTCGACCGCGGCCTCCTGGACGCCACCCTGACCGCTCACGGAGGTGACATCACCGGGGTCGTGCATCTCGCGGGCAAGAAGCAGGTCGGGGAGTCCGTCGAGCACCCGCTGAGCTACTACCGGGACAACGTGCACGGCCTGACCGTGGTGCTGGAGGCCGTGGTCGCCGCCGGGGTGCGGCGCTTCCTGTTCTCCTCGTCGGCCGCCGTCTACGGCGTCCCCGAAGCGGAGCTGATCACCGAGTCGACGCCCTGCGCGCCCATCAATCCGTACGGCGAGACGAAGCTGGCCGGCGAGTGGCTGGTGCGGGCGGCGGGCACGGCGCACGGCCTGTCCACCGCCTGCCTGCGCTACTTCAATGTGGCGGGTGCGGCCGCGCCCGGGCTGGCCGACATCGGGGTCCACAACGTCATCCCGATGTTCTTCGACCGGCTGACCCGCGGTGAGGACCCGCGGATCTTCGGCGCCGACTACCCCACACCCGACGGCACCTGTATCCGTGACTACATCCATGTCGCCGATCTCGCCGACGCCCATGTCGCCGTGGCCCGCAGGCTCTCCGCCGACGGCGGTGCGGGGGATCTCACGCTCAATGTCGGCCGCGGCGCGGGCGTATCGGTGCGCGAACTGGCGGACCTCGTCGCCTCGGTCACCGGGCTGCCGATGTCCCCCGTGGTCGGACCGCGCCGTCCGGGCGACGCGGCGAAGGCCGTCGCGTCGGACGAGCTGATCGCCGGGGAACTCGGCTGGAAGGCCTCGCGCGGGGTGCGCGAGATGGTCGAGTCGGCCTGGGAAGGCTGGTGCCTGCGACACCCCGGCGCGCGCCGCAAATGA
- a CDS encoding DUF5941 domain-containing protein, giving the protein MSTAILAGAPVPGSSLEGDLRSLGFDVRIASDAAETAQLLTAAPADERVAVVDTRFVGHLHSLRLALTDPRFAAAAVPGALAVQPEARPALNRVLAAAEPRPDTLAAALDSAGTPVQRPELGTLVASVPQDPQSRHEARAAVAAVDDEAVRLRTAVKSRDGFFTTYCISPYSRYIARWCARHGLTPNQVTTASLITALIAAACAATGTRGGYIAAGVLLLCSFVLDCTDGQLARYSLQYSTLGAWLDATFDRAKEYAYYAGLALGSARNGDDIWVLALGAMVLQTCRHVVDFSFNEANHDATANTSPTAALSDKLDSVGWTVWVRRMIVLPIGERWAMIAVLTAVTTPRIVFYALLIGCALAACYTTAGRILRSLTRRATRTDRAAQALADLADSGPLAELFARFLKGPRGALPVIAFVGGALVVAVSLFAPVGSWWPAAAAAVYCVLSGTAVSRPLKGALDWLVPPVFRAAEYVTILVLAARSDVHEALPAAFGLVAAVAYHHYDTVYRIKGGTGAPPRWLVRTIGGHDGRTLVVAVLAALLTAEHTAGDGFAVALTVLAVAVAIVVLAESIRFWVSSGAPAVHDEGEPA; this is encoded by the coding sequence CTGTCGACCGCCATCCTCGCCGGTGCGCCGGTACCCGGATCGTCGCTGGAGGGCGATCTGCGGTCGCTGGGCTTCGATGTACGCATCGCATCCGACGCGGCAGAGACCGCGCAGCTGCTCACCGCCGCACCGGCCGACGAACGCGTGGCGGTCGTCGACACCCGTTTCGTCGGCCATCTCCACTCGCTCCGCCTGGCGCTGACCGATCCCCGCTTCGCGGCGGCCGCGGTCCCCGGCGCGCTCGCGGTCCAGCCGGAGGCGCGCCCCGCGCTCAACCGCGTACTGGCGGCCGCGGAACCGCGCCCCGACACCCTGGCCGCGGCGCTGGACAGCGCCGGGACCCCCGTGCAGCGCCCCGAGCTGGGCACGCTGGTCGCCTCGGTCCCGCAGGACCCGCAGTCCCGCCACGAGGCCAGGGCCGCCGTCGCCGCCGTCGATGACGAGGCCGTGCGGCTCCGTACGGCGGTGAAGTCCCGGGACGGCTTCTTCACGACGTACTGCATCAGCCCCTACTCGCGGTACATCGCACGCTGGTGCGCCCGCCACGGGCTGACCCCGAACCAGGTCACCACCGCCTCGCTGATCACCGCGCTGATAGCGGCGGCCTGCGCCGCGACCGGCACCCGCGGCGGATACATCGCCGCCGGAGTGCTGCTGCTCTGCTCCTTCGTCCTGGACTGCACGGACGGTCAGCTCGCCCGGTACTCGCTCCAGTACTCGACGCTCGGCGCCTGGCTGGACGCGACCTTCGACCGGGCCAAGGAGTACGCCTACTACGCGGGGCTCGCGCTGGGTTCGGCCCGCAACGGCGACGACATCTGGGTGCTGGCCCTCGGCGCGATGGTCCTCCAGACCTGCCGGCACGTCGTGGACTTCTCCTTCAACGAGGCGAACCACGACGCGACAGCCAACACAAGTCCCACCGCCGCCCTCTCCGACAAGCTCGACAGCGTCGGCTGGACGGTCTGGGTGCGCCGCATGATCGTGCTCCCGATCGGTGAACGCTGGGCCATGATCGCCGTGCTCACCGCCGTGACCACCCCCCGGATCGTCTTCTACGCGCTCCTCATCGGCTGTGCCCTGGCCGCCTGCTACACCACGGCCGGCCGGATCCTGCGCTCGCTGACCCGCCGGGCCACCCGCACGGACCGCGCCGCCCAGGCACTGGCCGACCTCGCCGACTCGGGACCGCTCGCCGAGCTCTTCGCACGGTTCCTCAAGGGACCGCGCGGTGCCCTGCCGGTGATCGCGTTCGTGGGCGGCGCCCTCGTGGTGGCCGTGTCGCTCTTCGCGCCGGTCGGCAGCTGGTGGCCCGCCGCGGCCGCCGCCGTGTACTGCGTACTCTCCGGAACGGCCGTCTCGCGCCCGCTCAAGGGCGCGCTCGACTGGCTGGTGCCCCCGGTCTTCCGGGCGGCCGAATACGTCACGATCCTCGTGCTCGCGGCCCGCTCCGACGTCCACGAGGCGCTGCCCGCGGCCTTCGGACTGGTGGCGGCCGTCGCCTACCATCACTACGACACGGTGTACCGCATCAAGGGCGGCACCGGCGCGCCGCCCCGGTGGCTCGTGCGTACGATCGGCGGCCACGACGGCCGGACCCTGGTGGTCGCCGTACTCGCCGCCCTGCTCACGGCGGAGCACACCGCCGGTGACGGTTTCGCAGTCGCGCTCACGGTGCTCGCCGTGGCCGTGGCGATCGTGGTCCTCGCGGAGAGCATCCGCTTCTGGGTGTCCTCCGGAGCACCCGCTGTACATGACGAAGGAGAACCCGCATGA
- a CDS encoding phosphocholine cytidylyltransferase family protein, translating into MIGLVLAAGAGRRLRPYTDTLPKALVPVGPEGEGEPTTVLDIALSNFAEVGLTEVAVVVGYRKEAVYARRAEFEAKYGVTITLIDNDKAEEWNNAYSLWCAREVLKQGVILANGDTVHPVSVEKTLLAARGEGRRIVLALDTVKHLADEEMKVITDGTDAVTRITKLMDPSTATGEYIGVTLIEPEAAEELADALKVTFERDPDLYYEDGYQELVNRGFRIDVAPIGDVAWVEIDNHDDLAKGRGIACQY; encoded by the coding sequence ATGATCGGCCTCGTACTGGCGGCCGGCGCAGGCAGGCGTCTGCGTCCCTACACCGACACGCTGCCCAAGGCCCTCGTGCCCGTCGGCCCCGAGGGGGAGGGCGAGCCGACCACCGTTCTCGACATCGCGCTGAGCAACTTCGCCGAGGTCGGACTCACCGAGGTCGCGGTCGTCGTCGGCTACCGCAAGGAGGCGGTGTACGCGCGCCGTGCGGAGTTCGAGGCCAAGTACGGCGTCACGATCACGCTGATCGACAACGACAAGGCCGAGGAGTGGAACAACGCCTACTCCCTCTGGTGCGCCCGTGAGGTGCTCAAGCAGGGTGTGATCCTCGCCAACGGCGACACCGTGCACCCGGTCTCCGTCGAGAAGACACTGCTGGCCGCGCGCGGCGAAGGCCGGCGGATCGTCCTCGCCCTCGACACGGTGAAGCACCTCGCCGACGAGGAGATGAAGGTCATCACGGACGGCACCGACGCGGTGACCAGGATCACCAAGCTGATGGACCCCTCGACCGCCACCGGCGAGTACATCGGGGTCACCCTCATCGAGCCCGAGGCCGCCGAGGAGCTCGCGGACGCGCTCAAGGTCACCTTCGAGCGCGACCCCGACCTCTACTACGAGGACGGCTACCAGGAGCTGGTGAACCGCGGCTTCCGGATCGACGTGGCTCCGATCGGGGACGTCGCCTGGGTCGAGATCGACAACCACGACGACCTCGCGAAGGGCCGTGGCATCGCGTGCCAGTACTGA
- a CDS encoding iron-containing alcohol dehydrogenase family protein, translated as MPVLTRLIPSPVVVDISSGALDDLAGLLADQRISASGKLALAVSDGSGRALREKLAPVLPGADWYSVADGTIDSAVRLADGIKGKRYDAVVGLGGGKIIDVAKYAAARVGLPMVAVATNLSHDGICSPVSTLDNDNGRGSYGVPTPIAIVVDLDVIREAPPRFIRSGVGDAISNISAIADWELSHKVNGEAVDGLAAAMARTAGEAVLRHPGGVGDDEFLMVLAEGLVLSGIAISISGDTRPSSGACHEICHAFDLLFPQRAGSHGEQVGLGAAFAMHLRGAADEAGLFADVLRRHGLPVLPGELGFSVDEFVQAVQYAPQTRPGRFTILEHLNLSADQIKDAYADYAKAIGS; from the coding sequence GTGCCAGTACTGACGAGGCTCATCCCGTCCCCGGTCGTCGTCGACATCAGCAGCGGCGCCCTCGACGACTTGGCGGGGCTCCTCGCCGACCAGCGGATCTCGGCCTCCGGCAAGCTCGCCCTCGCCGTCAGTGACGGCTCGGGCCGGGCGCTGCGCGAGAAGCTCGCGCCGGTGCTGCCCGGGGCCGACTGGTACTCCGTCGCCGACGGCACCATCGACTCCGCGGTGCGGCTGGCCGACGGGATCAAGGGCAAGCGGTACGACGCGGTGGTCGGCCTCGGCGGCGGCAAGATCATCGACGTGGCGAAGTACGCGGCGGCCCGGGTGGGGCTCCCGATGGTCGCCGTAGCGACGAATCTCTCGCACGACGGCATCTGCTCGCCGGTATCCACCCTGGACAACGACAACGGACGCGGCTCCTACGGGGTCCCGACCCCCATCGCGATCGTCGTCGACCTCGATGTGATCCGTGAGGCACCGCCCCGCTTCATCCGCTCCGGCGTCGGTGACGCGATCTCCAACATCTCGGCCATCGCCGACTGGGAGCTCTCGCACAAGGTCAACGGCGAAGCGGTCGACGGACTGGCGGCGGCCATGGCCCGCACCGCGGGCGAGGCGGTCCTGCGCCACCCCGGCGGGGTCGGCGACGACGAGTTCCTGATGGTGCTCGCCGAGGGGCTCGTCCTCTCCGGCATCGCGATCTCGATCAGCGGCGACACCAGGCCCTCGTCCGGTGCCTGCCACGAGATCTGCCACGCCTTCGACCTGCTCTTCCCCCAGCGGGCCGGCAGCCACGGCGAGCAGGTCGGTCTCGGCGCCGCCTTCGCGATGCACCTGCGCGGCGCGGCCGACGAGGCCGGGCTCTTCGCGGACGTCCTGCGCCGGCACGGCCTGCCCGTGCTGCCCGGCGAGCTGGGCTTCAGCGTGGACGAGTTCGTCCAGGCCGTGCAGTACGCCCCGCAGACCCGCCCCGGACGCTTCACGATCCTGGAACACCTCAACCTGTCCGCAGACCAGATCAAGGACGCTTACGCCGACTATGCAAAAGCCATCGGTAGCTGA
- a CDS encoding CDP-alcohol phosphatidyltransferase family protein, with protein MQKPSVAELRPVVHPPGVKDRRSGEHWGGRLYMREISLRVDRHLVNTRITPNQLTYVMTVAAAFAAPALLVPGIWGAVLGVLMAQLYLLLDCVDGEVARWKKQYSMVGVYVDRVAAYVLDAAVLVGFGLRAADIWGSGRIDWLWAFLGTLAALGAVMIKSETDLVGVARHQQGLPPVKETASEPRSSGMALARRAAAALKFHRLVLGIEASLLILVLAIVDQIRGDLFFTRLGVAVLAGIALLQSLLHLVSVLASSRLK; from the coding sequence ATGCAAAAGCCATCGGTAGCTGAACTCCGCCCGGTCGTTCACCCTCCGGGCGTCAAGGACCGGCGGAGCGGCGAGCACTGGGGCGGCCGGCTCTACATGCGCGAGATTTCGCTGCGCGTGGACCGGCACCTGGTGAACACGCGGATCACGCCCAACCAGCTGACCTACGTGATGACCGTCGCCGCCGCCTTCGCCGCCCCTGCCCTCCTCGTGCCGGGGATCTGGGGCGCGGTGCTCGGCGTGCTGATGGCTCAGCTCTATCTGCTTCTCGACTGCGTCGACGGCGAGGTCGCCCGCTGGAAGAAGCAGTACTCGATGGTCGGCGTCTACGTGGACCGCGTAGCCGCCTATGTACTCGACGCCGCGGTCCTCGTCGGCTTCGGTCTGCGCGCGGCCGACATCTGGGGCTCCGGGCGGATCGACTGGCTGTGGGCCTTCCTCGGCACCCTCGCGGCCCTCGGCGCCGTCATGATCAAGTCCGAGACCGACCTCGTCGGCGTCGCCCGCCACCAGCAGGGACTGCCGCCGGTCAAGGAGACGGCGTCCGAGCCGCGCTCCTCCGGCATGGCGCTGGCCCGCAGGGCGGCCGCGGCGCTGAAGTTCCACCGGCTCGTCCTCGGCATCGAGGCGTCGCTGCTCATCCTGGTCCTCGCGATCGTGGACCAGATCAGGGGCGACCTGTTCTTCACGCGGCTCGGCGTCGCCGTGCTGGCGGGCATCGCGCTCCTGCAGTCCCTGCTCCACCTCGTGTCCGTCCTCGCCTCCAGCAGGCTCAAGTGA